A section of the Hevea brasiliensis isolate MT/VB/25A 57/8 chromosome 17, ASM3005281v1, whole genome shotgun sequence genome encodes:
- the LOC110658336 gene encoding monocopper oxidase-like protein SKS1, protein MVEFSYNSKPILSMALSRFSLLPLIHIALFTTLCFAADPSVSYEFRLSYITASPLGVPQQVIAVNGEFPGPIINATTNYVVIVNVWNDLDENLLMTWPGIQMRRDSWQDGVRGTNCPIPPKENFTYNFQVKDQIGSFFYFPSLNLQRASGGFGSFIINNREIIPIPFSQPDGDIILLIGDWYTQNHTALRTALDSGKDLGMPDGVLINGKGPYRYNTTLVPDGIEYETIQVDPGKTYRLRVHNVGTSTSLNFRIQGHNLLLVETEGYYTSQQNYTNFDIHVGQSYSFLVTMDQNATSDYYIVASARFVNESLWQRVIGVAVLHYSNSKGPVSGPLPEAPSDVYNQWAAMTQPRSIKQNTTASGARPNPQGSFHYGQINITETYVLRSLPPVTIDGKQRATVNDISFVNPDTPIRLADLHKVKGAYKLDFPNMPLNRPPKMDISVINATYKGFIQVILQNNDTKMLSFHMDGYSFFVVGMDWGVWTEDKKSSYNNWDAISRSTVEVYPGGWTAVLVSLDNVGIWNLRVENLDRWYLGHETYMRIINPEENGATEMAPPDNVRYCGALQSLQKNSTHSSATSILAGKSVVFSSLLIALCSSFFIFG, encoded by the exons ATGGTGGAATTCTCTTATAATTCAAAACCCATACTCTCCATGGCTCTGTCTCGCTTCTCTCTGTTGCCTTTGATTCACATTGCCCTGTTTACCACCCTCTGTTTTGCGGCAGACCCCTCCGTTTCCTATGAATTTAGACTTTCTTACATCACTGCATCTCCTCTTGGTGTTCCTCAGCAG GTTATAGCAGTTAATGGGGAGTTTCCTGGTCCTATTATTAATGCTACTACTAACTACGTTGTTATTGTTAACGTATGGAATGACTTGGATGAAAATCTCCTAATGACTTG GCCTGGAATCCAAATGCGGCGTGATTCATGGCAGGATGGTGTTCGTGGCACAAATTGTCCAATTCCTCCCAAAGagaattttacttataattttcaAGTCAAGGATCAGATTGGAAGCTTTTTCTATTTTCCATCCTTGAATCTTCAAAGAGCATCTGGTGGTTTTGGTTCCTTTATCATTAATAATCGAGAAATTATCCCAATTCCTTTTTCACAGCCTGATGGGGATATTATCCTTCTGATTGGTGACTGGTATACACAAAACCATACG GCATTGAGAACTGCCCTTGACTCTGGAAAAGACCTTGGCATGCCAGATGGAGTTCTAATTAATGGGAAGGGGCCTTACAGATACAACACCACGCTTGTACCTGATGGTATTGAGTATGAAACTATTCAAGTGGATCCAG GCAAAACTTATCGACTGCGAGTGCACAATGTTGGGACTTCAACTAGTTTGAACTTTAGAATTCAGGGTCACAATCTACTTCTTGTAGAAACAGAGGGATATTATACATCCCAACAAAATTATACTAACTTTGACATTCATGTGGGCCAATCCTATTCTTTTTTGGTTACCATGGATCAGAATGCAACTTCTGATTATTATATTGTGGCAAGTGCTCGGTTTGTGAATGAATCACTTTGGCAAAGAGTCATAGGTGTTGCAGTCTTGCATTACTCCAATTCTAAGGGACCAGTATCTGGTCCTCTGCCAGAGGCACCAAGTGATGTTTATAACCAGTGGGCAGCAATGACTCAGCCTAGATCAATCAA GCAAAATACAACTGCAAGTGGGGCTCGCCCTAATCCACAGGGATCTTTTCACTACGGCCAAATCAATATTACTGAAACATATGTGTTAAGGAGCTTGCCACCAGTTACAATTGATGGAAAGCAACGTGCAACAGTGAATGACATATCATTTGTCAATCCTGATACACCAATAAGGCTTGCTGACCTGCACAAAGTGAAGGGAGCttacaagcttgattttcccaatATGCCACTTAATAGGCCTCCCAAGATGGACATATCTGTCATTAATGCTACATATAAGGGTTTTATCCAGGTCATATTGCAGAACAATGACACCAAAATGCTGAGTTTTCACATGGATGGTTATTCATTTTTCGTGGTTGG GATGGACTGGGGTGTGTGGACTGAGGACAAAAAAAGTTCATATAATAACTGGGATGCTATTTCTCGCAGTACAGTAGAG GTTTACCCTGGGGGATGGACAGCAGTCCTTGTCTCTCTGGACAATGTTGGAATATGGAATCTTAGAGTAGAAAACCTTGATAGATGGTATCTTGGCCATGAAACATATATGAGAATCATCAATCCTGAGGAAAACGGTGCAACAGAGATGGCTCCGCCAGATAACGTTAGATATTGTGGTGCCCTTCAAAGCTTGCAGAA GAACTCAACTCACTCCTCTGCAACATCCATTCTGGCTGGAAAATCAGTGGTGTTTTCCTCCCTGCTGATAGCACTCTGTTCCTCATTCTTCATTTTCGGGTAA